One window of Salegentibacter sp. Hel_I_6 genomic DNA carries:
- a CDS encoding glycoside hydrolase family 3 N-terminal domain-containing protein, with protein MKHILNPKILLLTCFLFVYSNLSAQNNPLLAEDSEAQKKWVDSVYNTMSLKEKIGQLFMISVSSESGETYINKAKQQITEENIGGIIFSKGGPVRQAALTNDFQNLSKTPLLIGMDAEWGLAMRLDSTFALPWNMTLGAIQDNNLIEEAGAAISRHSKRLGVHINFAPVVDINTNPNNPIIGNRSFGENKINVAEKSLAFMQGMHREDILSSAKHFPGHGDTDTDSHKTLPTIPFSKERLDSLELYPYYPLIHQGLSSIMVAHLNIPALQENKNTPSSLSKAVVTDLLKDKMNFEGLVFTDALNMKGLTNNAQPGDAELRAFLAGNDMLLMPEKVEVASEVLINAFKNNIISPARLVHSVKKILQAKYKVGLHQQESVQENFISEELNTVRDQVLLEELFENALTLIKNNRGVLPIKDLANSRIAYVNFGDADGSPFLNELRKYAHIDWVSATKLNHLQEKLLDYDLVILGYHKSNNSPWDSYKFSAGELHWINEISRENKTVLSLFSSPYALNELRGLNELDGILVNYQNHPIAQQKAAQLIFGAIDARGKLPVSIGTNFPEGTGYHTNTIDRLAYGLPESVGLNSYKLRRIDSIITEAIDKEMTPGAQILIARKGKVVYNKNFGHHTYDKQIPVSDTSVYDLASLTKILATLPLIMEQEEEGIVSFDSKLGEMMPVFQNSNKANMRLQDMLMHYARLKAWIPFHINTIDRKTRLPSETYFHKIPSADFNTRVANEMYLRNDMQDTIINIIRDSDLERSLDYKYSDLPFYILKYYLEGYYNQTLHNLTQKKIYGPLGATHTGYLPTARFPLAQIVPTEVDKLWRGQLIHGEVHDQGAALQGGIGGHAGLFSNANDVAKIMHVYLNNGLYGGKRYLKEETISKFNTCYYCDKNVRRGVGFDKPQLGSAGPTCNCLSMKSFGHSGFTGTFAWADPEEEIVYVFLSNRTFPDSTNRKLIRENVRSRIQEVIYESIDF; from the coding sequence ATGAAGCATATTCTTAATCCCAAAATCTTACTCTTAACCTGCTTTCTTTTTGTTTATTCCAATCTTTCTGCGCAAAATAATCCGTTGCTCGCCGAAGATTCTGAAGCACAAAAAAAGTGGGTAGATAGTGTATATAATACCATGAGCCTTAAAGAAAAAATAGGGCAGTTGTTTATGATTAGTGTTTCTTCAGAAAGTGGGGAAACTTATATTAATAAAGCAAAACAACAAATTACTGAAGAAAATATTGGTGGTATTATTTTTTCAAAAGGAGGCCCGGTAAGGCAGGCTGCTTTAACCAACGATTTTCAAAATCTTTCTAAAACTCCGCTTCTTATTGGTATGGATGCCGAATGGGGACTGGCCATGCGTCTGGATTCTACATTTGCATTGCCGTGGAATATGACCTTGGGAGCCATTCAGGATAATAATTTAATAGAAGAAGCAGGAGCTGCAATTTCTCGCCATTCTAAAAGATTGGGAGTGCATATTAATTTTGCTCCAGTTGTGGATATTAATACCAACCCTAACAACCCAATAATAGGAAATCGCAGTTTTGGCGAAAATAAAATAAATGTGGCAGAAAAATCCCTGGCATTTATGCAGGGAATGCATCGGGAAGATATCTTATCAAGCGCTAAACATTTTCCGGGTCACGGCGATACTGATACAGATTCTCACAAAACTCTACCTACAATTCCATTTTCAAAAGAAAGGCTGGATAGTTTAGAGCTTTATCCTTATTATCCATTAATTCACCAGGGCCTTTCCAGTATTATGGTTGCGCATTTAAATATACCAGCGCTTCAGGAGAATAAAAACACTCCGTCCTCTCTTTCTAAAGCTGTGGTAACCGATCTCTTAAAAGATAAAATGAATTTTGAAGGCCTTGTATTTACCGATGCGCTAAATATGAAAGGTCTCACGAATAACGCTCAACCCGGAGATGCTGAATTGAGAGCCTTTTTAGCCGGAAATGATATGCTTTTAATGCCAGAAAAAGTTGAAGTAGCTTCTGAAGTACTTATCAATGCATTCAAGAATAATATTATTAGTCCGGCGCGATTGGTACATTCAGTAAAGAAAATACTTCAGGCGAAATATAAAGTGGGATTGCATCAGCAAGAGTCAGTTCAGGAAAATTTTATTTCCGAAGAACTTAATACCGTTCGCGATCAGGTTTTATTAGAAGAGCTCTTTGAAAATGCACTAACACTTATTAAGAACAATAGAGGTGTATTGCCAATTAAAGATCTAGCTAATTCAAGAATTGCTTATGTGAATTTTGGTGATGCCGATGGAAGTCCTTTTCTAAATGAACTAAGAAAATATGCACATATTGATTGGGTTTCGGCTACAAAATTAAATCATTTACAGGAAAAATTGTTGGATTATGATTTGGTAATCTTAGGCTATCATAAATCGAACAATAGCCCCTGGGATTCTTATAAATTTTCAGCCGGGGAGCTGCATTGGATCAATGAAATTTCAAGGGAGAATAAAACAGTATTAAGCCTTTTTTCAAGTCCGTATGCGTTAAACGAATTACGCGGACTAAACGAGTTGGATGGTATTTTGGTAAATTACCAAAATCATCCCATAGCCCAACAAAAAGCCGCTCAATTAATTTTTGGAGCTATTGATGCCAGGGGGAAACTACCGGTAAGTATTGGTACTAATTTTCCAGAAGGTACAGGTTATCATACCAATACTATAGATAGGTTGGCTTACGGTTTACCGGAAAGTGTAGGTTTAAATTCTTATAAACTTAGACGAATAGACAGCATAATTACCGAAGCCATAGATAAAGAAATGACTCCAGGGGCTCAAATTTTAATAGCCAGGAAAGGAAAAGTTGTTTATAATAAGAATTTTGGACATCACACTTACGATAAACAAATACCAGTTTCAGATACTTCTGTTTACGACCTTGCCTCTCTAACTAAAATCCTTGCAACTCTTCCACTAATTATGGAACAGGAGGAGGAAGGTATTGTTAGTTTTGATAGTAAGCTGGGAGAGATGATGCCGGTTTTTCAGAACTCAAATAAAGCGAATATGAGGTTGCAGGATATGCTTATGCATTATGCACGATTAAAAGCATGGATTCCATTTCACATTAATACTATAGACCGAAAGACAAGACTGCCTTCTGAAACTTATTTTCACAAAATTCCTTCAGCCGATTTTAATACCAGGGTAGCTAATGAAATGTATCTTAGAAATGATATGCAGGATACCATTATCAATATAATTAGGGATAGTGATTTAGAGCGAAGCCTGGATTATAAATATAGCGATCTTCCGTTTTATATTTTGAAATATTACTTAGAAGGATATTACAACCAAACCCTGCATAACCTTACGCAAAAGAAAATTTACGGGCCTTTAGGTGCTACTCATACGGGTTATTTACCAACAGCAAGATTTCCTTTAGCTCAAATTGTACCTACTGAAGTTGATAAACTTTGGCGGGGACAACTTATTCACGGAGAGGTGCATGATCAGGGAGCTGCTTTACAGGGTGGAATTGGTGGCCACGCAGGTCTTTTTAGTAATGCCAATGATGTTGCAAAAATAATGCACGTTTATCTTAATAATGGACTTTACGGAGGAAAACGATACCTGAAAGAAGAGACTATTTCAAAATTCAATACTTGTTATTATTGTGATAAAAATGTAAGACGCGGCGTTGGTTTCGACAAACCCCAGCTGGGAAGTGCGGGCCCAACCTGTAATTGTTTATCTATGAAGAGTTTTGGTCATAGTGGCTTTACAGGCACCTTTGCCTGGGCAGACCCCGAAGAAGAAATTGTTTATGTATTTTTGTCTAATCGTACTTTTCCAGATTCTACTAATAGAAAATTAATAAGGGAAAATGTGAGATCAAGAATACAGGAAGTTATTTATGAATCTATAGATTTTTAG
- a CDS encoding MlaD family protein, protein MKFTREVKTALLAIIAILLLIFGYSFLKGKNLLDSSRTFHAVYNDVEGLSPSSAVTINGLKVGQVTEINFLDAQGTLVVSFTVENDFQFSSNSTAQIYGGSIIGGKSLAIVPDYEIDQMAKSGDTLQSDTEEGIMELVNDKLTPLQNKVENTIVSADSLVTAINKILNDSTRYNIQNTFKDLNATVASFKVTANTLEGIVGRNSGKIDQTFTNLDEMTTNFNSFSDTLTQMNIGKITQDLEKVVADFESVSDKLNNKEGTAGKLINDDAVYNNLDNATKQLEQLLQDVKLNPKRYVHFSVFGKNPEPYQEPKEMDSIK, encoded by the coding sequence TTGAAATTCACACGTGAAGTAAAAACTGCATTACTAGCAATTATTGCTATTCTCTTACTAATATTTGGTTATAGCTTCTTAAAAGGTAAAAATCTTCTTGATTCCAGCAGAACTTTTCATGCTGTGTATAATGATGTTGAAGGACTTTCACCTTCCTCGGCTGTTACTATTAACGGACTCAAAGTGGGCCAGGTTACAGAAATTAATTTTCTTGATGCCCAGGGTACGCTTGTGGTTAGCTTTACTGTAGAAAATGACTTTCAGTTTTCAAGTAATAGTACTGCCCAAATATACGGGGGAAGTATTATTGGCGGTAAATCATTAGCTATTGTACCAGATTACGAAATTGATCAAATGGCGAAATCTGGCGATACTTTGCAGAGTGATACAGAAGAAGGTATCATGGAATTGGTAAATGATAAGTTAACACCACTTCAGAATAAAGTAGAAAATACAATTGTTAGTGCCGATTCTTTGGTAACGGCCATTAATAAAATTTTAAACGACAGTACCAGATATAACATTCAGAATACTTTTAAAGACCTTAATGCTACTGTAGCTTCATTTAAGGTAACTGCTAATACTCTGGAAGGGATTGTTGGCAGAAACTCTGGTAAAATTGACCAGACTTTCACCAATCTTGATGAAATGACTACTAATTTTAATTCGTTTTCTGATACATTGACCCAAATGAATATTGGGAAGATCACCCAGGATCTTGAAAAAGTAGTGGCCGATTTTGAAAGTGTTTCAGATAAATTGAATAATAAAGAAGGGACCGCAGGGAAGTTAATTAACGATGATGCCGTGTATAATAACCTGGACAATGCTACAAAGCAGTTGGAACAATTATTACAAGATGTAAAACTGAATCCTAAACGATACGTACATTTCTCTGTCTTCGGAAAAAATCCGGAACCATATCAGGAACCTAAAGAAATGGATTCAATTAAATAA
- a CDS encoding (Fe-S)-binding protein, translating to MQIIAQVLFLIALVAGIGFFVRNIRRVLRNIKLGREVDRTDNKGERFAKMARIAFGQSKMVKRPVSGLLHVIVYVGFVIINIEVLEIIIDGLFGTHRILSFMGGFYDFLIASFEILALLVLIGVIVFWIRRNILNIYRFLSRELKGWPKNDANYILYFEMVLMVLFLVMNATDYQLQLNGAPHYASEAGIVGSFPISQFLLPIFDGMSNATLIIIERAAWWLHILGILFFLNYLYYSKHLHILLAFPNVYFSKLQPQGEMDNLQSVTDEVKLMMDPDADPFAAPAEEEEGADPAKFGASDVFDLNQVQLLNSYTCTECGRCTAECPANQTGKKLSPRKIMMDTRDRLEEVGDIINTKGKYEDNGKQLLDDFILREELWACTTCNACVEACPVGIDPLSIILDMRRYLVMEESAAPNELAIAMTNIENNGAPWPYNQQDRLNWAKEN from the coding sequence ATGCAAATTATTGCCCAAGTCTTATTTTTAATAGCCTTAGTGGCTGGGATCGGTTTTTTTGTTCGCAACATCCGTAGAGTACTAAGAAATATTAAATTAGGTAGAGAAGTAGATCGAACTGATAATAAGGGAGAGCGTTTTGCGAAAATGGCCAGAATTGCTTTTGGGCAAAGTAAAATGGTAAAAAGACCTGTTTCAGGGTTACTTCACGTAATCGTTTATGTTGGTTTCGTAATTATAAATATTGAAGTTCTCGAAATAATTATTGATGGTTTATTCGGCACACACCGTATACTTTCTTTTATGGGTGGCTTCTATGATTTCCTTATCGCTTCTTTTGAAATATTAGCGCTATTAGTTTTAATTGGCGTGATCGTATTTTGGATAAGAAGAAATATACTTAACATCTATCGTTTTTTAAGCCGGGAATTAAAGGGATGGCCTAAAAATGATGCCAACTATATTCTTTATTTTGAAATGGTACTTATGGTACTTTTCCTGGTAATGAATGCTACAGATTATCAGCTTCAACTTAATGGCGCTCCACATTATGCAAGTGAAGCCGGAATAGTTGGTAGCTTTCCAATAAGTCAGTTTCTACTGCCTATTTTTGATGGAATGAGCAATGCAACGCTTATCATAATCGAAAGAGCCGCCTGGTGGTTACATATTTTGGGAATTCTTTTCTTCTTAAATTATCTCTATTACTCAAAACACCTGCATATTTTACTTGCATTTCCTAATGTTTATTTTTCAAAACTTCAACCACAGGGGGAAATGGATAATTTGCAATCTGTGACAGACGAAGTTAAATTAATGATGGATCCTGATGCCGATCCTTTTGCAGCTCCTGCTGAAGAAGAAGAAGGTGCAGATCCCGCGAAATTTGGAGCTTCAGATGTTTTCGATCTAAACCAGGTGCAATTATTAAATTCTTATACCTGTACCGAGTGCGGAAGATGTACTGCAGAATGTCCTGCGAACCAAACCGGTAAAAAACTTTCGCCTAGAAAGATTATGATGGACACCCGTGATAGGCTGGAAGAAGTTGGGGATATTATCAACACCAAAGGAAAATACGAAGATAATGGTAAGCAATTGCTGGACGATTTTATACTAAGGGAAGAGCTTTGGGCGTGCACCACATGTAATGCATGTGTAGAAGCCTGTCCGGTAGGTATAGATCCGCTTTCTATAATTTTAGATATGCGTCGTTATTTAGTAATGGAAGAAAGTGCTGCTCCAAACGAACTTGCAATTGCAATGACTAATATTGAAAATAATGGAGCGCCCTGGCCTTATAACCAACAAGACAGATTAAACTGGGCTAAAGAGAATTAA
- a CDS encoding N-acetylmuramoyl-L-alanine amidase: MQSLFAFNEKPRDRFVVVLDAGHGGKDPGNMGNGFKEKDIALNIILKIGKALEKKGGIEVIYTRDSDVFIPLDKRAQIANEANADLFVSVHCNSHNSQAYGTETFVLGLHKTEENFEIAKKENSVIFLEEDYEVTYGGFNPNSPESYIGMTLMQEEYLNQSILLADFVQKNFTNDLKRKNRGVKQAGFVVLKMAVMPSVLVETGFLTNNHEGPYLNSAGGQNKMAAAIVEAIEKYANSINLSNLESIGQVSVPGNTNSSKVYEGITFKIQLAAGSKRLETKPYNFKGLENVERSREDGLFKYYYGATSDYIKISELHNKAKQSGYPSSYIVAFKDGSKITVNEALKSKVN; this comes from the coding sequence ATGCAAAGTTTATTTGCATTTAACGAGAAACCTCGTGACCGTTTTGTAGTGGTGCTGGATGCCGGTCACGGTGGGAAAGATCCTGGAAATATGGGAAATGGCTTTAAGGAAAAGGATATTGCTTTAAATATAATATTGAAAATTGGGAAAGCCCTGGAGAAAAAAGGAGGAATTGAAGTTATTTATACCAGGGATTCTGATGTTTTTATTCCTTTAGATAAAAGAGCACAAATTGCTAATGAAGCAAACGCCGATCTTTTTGTTTCGGTACATTGTAATTCACATAACTCCCAGGCCTATGGTACAGAAACCTTTGTGCTGGGTCTTCATAAAACAGAAGAGAATTTTGAAATTGCAAAAAAGGAAAACTCGGTGATTTTTCTAGAGGAAGATTATGAAGTAACCTATGGAGGTTTTAATCCAAATTCACCTGAATCTTATATAGGAATGACACTGATGCAGGAGGAATACCTTAACCAGAGTATCCTGCTGGCTGATTTTGTACAAAAAAATTTCACAAATGATTTAAAAAGGAAGAACCGGGGTGTGAAACAAGCCGGATTTGTGGTGTTGAAAATGGCGGTAATGCCCAGTGTTCTTGTAGAAACCGGTTTTTTAACTAATAACCACGAAGGTCCTTATTTAAATAGTGCAGGCGGTCAAAACAAAATGGCCGCAGCTATAGTTGAGGCTATTGAGAAGTATGCTAATAGTATTAATTTATCTAATCTGGAAAGTATAGGTCAGGTTTCGGTGCCGGGCAATACAAATTCCAGCAAAGTTTATGAAGGAATTACTTTTAAAATTCAACTTGCGGCGGGCTCTAAAAGGCTGGAAACAAAACCTTATAATTTTAAAGGTTTAGAGAATGTTGAGCGCTCCAGGGAAGATGGGCTTTTTAAATATTACTATGGAGCAACTTCAGATTATATAAAAATTAGTGAACTTCATAATAAAGCGAAACAATCTGGATATCCATCTAGTTATATCGTCGCTTTTAAGGATGGCAGCAAGATTACAGTTAATGAGGCGTTAAAATCTAAGGTGAATTAA
- the bshA gene encoding N-acetyl-alpha-D-glucosaminyl L-malate synthase BshA, which yields MKIAIVCYPTFGGSGVVATELGLALAKRGHEIHFVTYSQPVRLDQLSRNVRFHEVHVPEYPLFHYQPYELALSSKLVNVVKQFGIELLHVHYAIPHAYAGYMAKKMLAEEGVHLPMVTTLHGTDITLVGNHPFYKPAVTFSINNSDVVTSVSNSLKEDTLKSFKIRNEIEVVPNFIDCRKYDQKEFTDCQREMMADKKEKIITHISNFRKVKRIDDVIKIFFEVQKKIDARLMMVGEGPEKAMAEDLVDELNISDKVMFLGQSHEIDKILCFSDLFLLPSEKESFGLSALEAMVNGVAVISTNTGGLPEVNQQGISGYLSNVGDIQEMAANALKILENDETLEKFKSNARKVAEKFDIKNVVPLYEDIYEKALQTKTMI from the coding sequence ATGAAAATAGCCATTGTTTGTTATCCTACCTTTGGAGGTAGTGGAGTAGTAGCCACAGAGTTGGGTTTAGCCCTTGCCAAACGTGGTCACGAAATACATTTTGTGACTTACAGCCAACCTGTTCGCTTAGATCAGCTTTCCCGTAATGTTCGGTTTCATGAAGTTCACGTACCAGAATATCCACTTTTTCATTATCAGCCTTATGAGCTTGCTCTAAGTAGCAAGTTGGTAAACGTGGTGAAGCAATTTGGGATAGAACTTTTACATGTACACTATGCAATTCCCCATGCTTATGCGGGTTATATGGCGAAAAAAATGCTTGCTGAAGAAGGAGTTCACCTGCCAATGGTTACTACCTTGCACGGTACCGATATCACTTTAGTAGGAAATCATCCTTTTTATAAACCTGCGGTTACTTTTAGTATTAATAACAGTGACGTGGTGACTTCCGTTTCTAATAGTCTTAAAGAAGATACCCTTAAATCTTTTAAAATTAGAAATGAGATAGAAGTAGTTCCTAATTTTATTGATTGTAGAAAATATGATCAAAAAGAATTTACTGATTGCCAGCGGGAAATGATGGCCGATAAAAAAGAGAAAATCATCACGCACATTAGTAACTTTAGAAAAGTGAAACGTATAGATGATGTAATCAAGATCTTTTTTGAAGTTCAGAAGAAAATTGATGCCAGGTTAATGATGGTAGGGGAAGGTCCAGAAAAGGCAATGGCAGAAGATTTAGTAGATGAACTTAATATTTCAGATAAAGTGATGTTCTTAGGGCAAAGTCATGAAATAGATAAAATTCTTTGTTTTTCAGATCTGTTTTTACTGCCTTCAGAAAAAGAAAGTTTTGGACTTTCGGCATTAGAAGCGATGGTAAATGGAGTGGCAGTAATTTCAACGAATACAGGGGGACTTCCTGAGGTTAATCAGCAAGGAATTTCAGGTTATTTAAGCAATGTTGGGGATATTCAGGAAATGGCTGCAAACGCTCTTAAAATTCTTGAAAACGATGAAACTCTGGAAAAATTTAAAAGTAACGCCAGGAAAGTTGCAGAGAAATTTGATATTAAAAATGTAGTGCCGCTTTATGAAGATATTTACGAAAAAGCACTGCAAACTAAAACTATGATATAA
- a CDS encoding putative LPS assembly protein LptD, with protein sequence MQTNIPNILFCCIFILLPFFCLNAQEIGENNELNIDAKERDTLVAVGDSLPLAQTIKATDSILGDSLQQPKGNQLITGAVKYKAKDYMRISQKENRMYLYNEAQIIYEDMQINAGLIVIDNNKNEVYAYGIPDSTGEYSQKPVFVQGNQTVEPDSIRFNFDTERALVYNSRTQQASFNVRGEVTKRENDSVYFMQNVRFTTDEDLDNPDYYFYARKIKFVPDKKIVAGFVNMYLADVPTPLGLPFGYFPLTEEETSGFIIPSFGDSQRGYFLQNGGYYFAISDYVDLLTLGDYYTNGSYAVRLESNYAKRYRYRGNVRIRYENLFQSERGFPDFAEQSVYNIQWSHNQDAKANPNSRFNASVNLGSSTYYQESVNQMNTGNFLTNTLSSSVSYSKTFPGEPQVNLSIAARHSQNTRTQTINMSLPTLQASMTRIYPFAPKTGSKKGIIENINFQYNIRAENQINTTDSLFFKPEMFRDANYGAQHSIPVTTNFKLFNYLSVSANANYEENWVFKTFEQSYDEFNNEVVIDTINGFDSYRTYNFGASVGTTLYGLKNFGKDKKIQAIRHVMRPSLSYNVNPGFDQYYDTFETNERLDPANPIETNMETYSRFDGTLYGAPGNRFSSSLGLSLSNTLEAKVRSKDSTATEPEKITLLNNFSFSTAYNLAAEEGDPKLSPIAIRGSIPIVRDKLDINVAGNMDIYALDNNNRRTNNLNINNGGSLFRFTNANVSFGYAFSSKDFEDDGEDENEDDIDNDTYRGGGRRDDLFGKGSDLEGKFYDEEDDPFADEDRQERNDNWFNYKIPWDLRLSYTMTYNNTARQNEITSHSIMFSGDVELSPKWVVGASSGYDLKELGFTYTQLRFQRDLNTWRLSFNWVPFSERRSWYFFIGIKSSILSDIKYDKRREPDRRL encoded by the coding sequence TTGCAAACAAACATACCTAATATACTTTTTTGCTGTATTTTTATACTGCTCCCTTTCTTTTGTCTAAACGCTCAGGAAATAGGAGAAAACAACGAATTAAATATAGACGCTAAAGAAAGAGACACTCTTGTAGCGGTGGGAGATTCCTTACCTCTGGCTCAAACCATAAAGGCAACCGATAGTATTTTAGGTGACTCTTTACAGCAACCAAAGGGTAATCAACTTATAACAGGTGCGGTTAAATATAAGGCTAAAGATTATATGCGTATAAGCCAGAAGGAAAACCGCATGTATCTTTATAACGAAGCTCAAATTATTTATGAAGATATGCAGATCAATGCCGGGTTGATCGTTATAGACAATAATAAAAATGAAGTTTACGCCTACGGAATACCGGATTCTACCGGAGAATATTCACAAAAACCGGTTTTTGTACAGGGAAATCAAACCGTTGAGCCAGATTCTATTCGCTTCAATTTTGATACCGAAAGAGCTTTAGTTTATAATTCCAGAACCCAGCAAGCCAGTTTCAACGTAAGAGGAGAAGTTACAAAAAGAGAGAACGATTCGGTTTATTTCATGCAAAACGTTCGTTTCACTACCGATGAAGATTTAGACAATCCCGATTATTATTTCTACGCCAGAAAAATAAAGTTTGTTCCAGATAAAAAGATTGTTGCAGGATTTGTAAATATGTACCTGGCCGATGTTCCAACACCTCTGGGGCTTCCCTTTGGTTATTTTCCTTTAACCGAAGAAGAAACTTCCGGATTTATTATTCCCAGTTTTGGAGATAGTCAGCGTGGTTATTTTCTTCAAAATGGCGGCTATTATTTTGCGATAAGTGATTATGTTGATTTACTAACTTTAGGGGACTATTATACTAATGGTAGTTACGCGGTTAGATTGGAAAGTAATTATGCTAAACGTTATCGCTATCGCGGAAATGTTAGAATACGATATGAAAACCTCTTTCAAAGTGAACGTGGTTTCCCCGATTTTGCAGAGCAATCGGTTTACAATATACAATGGTCTCACAATCAGGATGCCAAGGCAAATCCTAATTCCAGGTTCAACGCCTCGGTAAATCTTGGAAGTAGTACTTACTATCAGGAATCTGTAAATCAAATGAATACAGGTAATTTCTTAACTAACACTTTAAGTTCTTCGGTTTCTTACAGTAAAACATTTCCTGGAGAACCCCAGGTTAATTTAAGTATTGCGGCCAGGCATAGTCAAAATACACGAACCCAAACTATAAATATGAGTTTGCCTACTCTACAGGCAAGTATGACTCGTATTTACCCTTTTGCGCCTAAAACAGGATCGAAAAAAGGTATTATAGAAAATATAAACTTTCAATATAATATAAGAGCAGAAAATCAAATTAACACTACCGATTCCCTCTTTTTTAAGCCAGAAATGTTTCGTGATGCCAATTATGGGGCACAACATTCAATTCCCGTTACCACCAACTTTAAACTTTTTAATTATTTAAGTGTTAGTGCGAATGCTAACTACGAAGAAAACTGGGTATTTAAAACCTTTGAACAATCTTATGATGAGTTCAATAATGAAGTTGTTATAGATACTATTAATGGTTTTGATTCCTATCGCACCTATAATTTTGGCGCTAGTGTGGGTACCACTTTATATGGTTTAAAGAACTTCGGAAAAGATAAGAAAATCCAAGCCATTAGGCACGTGATGCGACCTTCTTTAAGTTATAATGTTAATCCTGGTTTCGATCAATATTACGACACTTTTGAAACGAATGAACGGCTTGATCCTGCGAATCCTATTGAAACCAACATGGAAACTTATTCTAGGTTCGACGGTACTTTGTACGGTGCCCCTGGAAATAGATTCTCCAGCTCTCTTGGCCTTAGCCTAAGTAACACTTTAGAAGCTAAAGTACGTTCAAAAGATAGTACCGCTACAGAGCCAGAGAAAATTACTCTTTTAAATAACTTTAGCTTTAGTACTGCTTACAATCTTGCTGCTGAAGAAGGTGACCCTAAACTTTCTCCTATCGCAATTAGGGGAAGTATTCCTATTGTTAGAGATAAACTGGATATTAACGTAGCAGGAAATATGGATATTTATGCCCTGGATAATAATAACCGAAGAACTAATAACCTCAATATCAATAACGGCGGTAGCCTATTTAGATTTACCAACGCCAATGTGAGTTTTGGATATGCCTTCTCCAGTAAAGATTTTGAAGACGACGGGGAAGATGAAAATGAAGACGATATAGATAACGACACCTACCGCGGGGGCGGAAGACGGGATGATCTATTTGGAAAAGGATCAGATTTAGAAGGGAAATTCTATGATGAAGAAGATGATCCTTTTGCCGATGAAGATCGGCAAGAAAGAAATGATAATTGGTTCAATTATAAAATTCCATGGGATTTACGTCTTTCTTACACAATGACTTATAATAATACCGCGCGTCAAAACGAGATTACCTCCCACTCTATAATGTTTTCTGGTGATGTTGAACTTTCTCCTAAATGGGTTGTTGGAGCTTCTTCTGGTTATGATTTAAAAGAATTAGGATTTACCTATACACAATTAAGATTTCAGCGAGATCTTAATACCTGGAGACTAAGTTTTAACTGGGTTCCTTTTAGCGAACGTAGATCCTGGTATTTCTTTATAGGAATAAAATCTTCTATTTTGAGCGATATCAAGTATGACAAGCGTAGAGAACCAGACCGTAGATTATAA
- a CDS encoding (Fe-S)-binding protein has translation MAEALKVPTMAEYMAEGKKPEVLFWVGCAGSFDDRAKKITKAFVKLLHEAGVDFAVLGTEESCTGDPAKRAGNEFLFQMQAATNIEVLNGYEIEKVVTACPHCFNTIKNEYPALGGNYEVMHHTQFLKTLLNEGKLKVEGGKFKGKRITFHDPCYLGRANGEYEAPRDLLRKLEVELVEMRKCKSNGLCCGAGGGQMFKEPEPGNKDVNIERTEQAMEVKPEVIAAGCPFCNTMMTDGVKGTNKEDSVAVMDVAELIANAHDL, from the coding sequence ATGGCAGAAGCATTAAAAGTACCCACAATGGCCGAATATATGGCTGAAGGCAAAAAACCAGAAGTTTTATTTTGGGTTGGTTGCGCAGGTAGTTTTGATGATAGGGCAAAAAAAATCACCAAAGCTTTTGTGAAATTATTGCACGAAGCTGGCGTTGATTTCGCTGTTCTTGGAACTGAGGAAAGTTGTACCGGGGATCCTGCTAAAAGGGCAGGGAATGAGTTTCTATTCCAAATGCAGGCTGCCACAAATATCGAAGTCCTTAATGGTTATGAAATTGAAAAAGTAGTGACGGCTTGTCCGCATTGTTTTAACACTATAAAAAATGAATATCCTGCGCTTGGCGGAAATTACGAAGTAATGCACCATACGCAATTTTTAAAAACTCTTCTAAATGAAGGGAAATTAAAGGTTGAGGGAGGAAAATTTAAAGGAAAACGTATCACTTTTCACGATCCATGTTATTTGGGTCGCGCTAATGGTGAATATGAAGCTCCGCGGGATTTGCTTAGAAAGTTGGAAGTAGAACTTGTAGAAATGCGCAAGTGTAAATCTAACGGACTTTGTTGCGGTGCAGGTGGAGGACAAATGTTTAAAGAGCCTGAGCCTGGAAACAAAGACGTTAATATTGAAAGAACCGAACAGGCCATGGAGGTTAAACCAGAAGTAATTGCTGCCGGTTGCCCGTTTTGCAACACTATGATGACAGATGGTGTGAAAGGAACGAACAAAGAAGATAGTGTAGCTGTAATGGATGTGGCAGAACTTATTGCCAATGCCCACGATCTTTAA